From the genome of Primulina eburnea isolate SZY01 chromosome 12, ASM2296580v1, whole genome shotgun sequence, one region includes:
- the LOC140808422 gene encoding uncharacterized protein encodes MGTKVHCESYLPGYYSMRDLNEDSISSSWPLFNGDKDVANGYFNGFMPKNAINGYTENDKDSLKQKMIEHETVFRNQVYELHRLYRIQRDMMEEVKRKELRKQRASIEPSSSSSLQGFQMPSNDARKWHMAGFPLSNSGHGRTSILGVEIVTSPMSCTKGKENQTNQFLFPNSSTLKDCEALDSRPLKVRRKLFDLHLSAEEYVDSDEGENLQEYKVNARIEPENSFLRSHAGVNPNCPMDASTSDSCLRSSVGLADLNKPLHQESMSPILVDFHGNTSSNGKTKGINKSAKSNERFLGETHDGFLMNSSVESEINKRGRFSHMYEAGSSNNLGTRRQGLPQDKLPVAYNPGQAPLNQLHHASGTYPTVCCKENLWRDGSNCGEFNGLLEPLVASQSSHPFFSSRCFPGSQAHSFSSWTNPIGSFTRQITTSGSPSIQEHFGGKWQANDSSRSNAVLRNKQTTKNGVSHGFASGSKELQAALPSAGFGYLNCSEGDKVVSDHSINHGFGIFARGSCLVDSKPVLDINLNEVVSNSSNEPWGRQDFHTVDRKGKHEDHVSALPWLRPKPTIGSEGDSSVPRASLCHNRETVSDLNQPYTPLVTLASNDCVIVEKKEIDETQTVQKILGFPIADTIARGYEPYIVDCPPDKNNKRKNRIIDMNLAYEPEELKAYEERHLEKATQGACYIDLNSCASDCEDPPVCSYESQSNSRKLTKVIDLEAPVSLESDDDDTPSKENLPNIGSLHSLEKKAEQMPDEVLRDAADTLIAISSCPNIDTSEASLADSLLWFVNTMSSCAIELECIFHKESRTRDGSPLQGLFEEIDEFEAMTLQLVETKEDDYMPRSFVPEAQIEDTGGNLLLTRSRRGQSRRGRQRRDFQRDILPGLTSLSRHEVTEDLQTFGGMMRATGHHWNSGLTRRNGSRNRSARGRRRAVIETVPNIIPNTVCPPLVQQLNNIESVLEDRSLTGWGKTTRRPRRQRCPTGNPPAIALT; translated from the exons ATGGGAACAAAAGTACATTGCGAAAGCTACTTGCCAGGGTATTATTCCATGAGAGATCTTAACGAGGATTCAATCAGTAGTAGCTGGCCCCTATTTAACGGAGACAAGGATGTGGCAAATGGGTATTTTAATGGTTTCATGCCAAAAAATGCAATAAATGGTTATACAGAGAATGACAAGGATTCACTAAAGCAAAAAATGATCGAACATGAGACGGTTTTCAGAAATCAG GTATACGAACTCCACCGTCTTTACAGAATTCAAAGGGATATGATGGAAGAGGTAAAAAGGAAAGAGTTACGTAAACAACGAGCATCAATAGAACCGTCATCATCATCAAGTCTTCAAGGATTTCAAATGCCATCCAACGATGCTCGTAAATGGCATATGGCTGGATTTCCTTTGTCAAATTCTGGTCATGGTAGAACATCAATTTTGGGAGTTGAAATTGTTACTTCTCCCATGAGTTGCaccaaaggaaaagaaaatcAGACCAATCAGTTTCTGTTCCCCAACAGTTCTACTTTAAAGGACTGTGAAGCATTGGATTCAAGGCCTTTGAAGGTGAGGAGGAAGTTGTTTGATCTTCATCTTTCTGCTGAAGAGTATGTCGATTCTGATGAAGGGGAAAACTTACAGGAGTACAAAGTAAATGCTAGAATAGAACCTGAAAATAGTTTCCTCAGAAGTCATGCTGGTGTGAATCCTAATTGTCCAATGGACGCCTCTACTTCTGATTCTTGTTTGAGGAGCTCAGTTGGGTTGGCCGATTTAAACAAACCTCTTCATCAAGAATCAATGTCTCCGATACTGGTTGATTTCCATGGTAATACTTCCTCTAATGGGAAGACCAAAGGGATCAATAAGTCAGCTAAGTCAAATGAAAGATTTTTAGGTGAAACCCATGATGGTTTTCTGATGAACTCCTCTGTTGAAAGTGAAATCAACAAGAGGGGACGGTTCTCCCACATGTATGAAGCAG GGTCTAGTAATAACCTTGGCACCCGGAGGCAAGGTCTTCCGCAAGATAAGTTGCCTGTGGCTTACAATCCAGGCCAAGCTCCACTGAACCAGCTTCATCATGCTTCTGGAACATATCCTACTGTTTGTTGCAAGGAAAATTTGTGGAGAGATGGATCAAACTGTGGTGAGTTTAATGGCCTCTTGGAACCACTTGTAGCTTCTCAGAGTTCACACCCATTCTTTAGTTCCCGTTGTTTTCCCGGCTCACAGGCGCACTCCTTCTCATCATGGACGAATCCAATAGGTAGCTTTACTCGACAAATAACCACATCTGGATCGCCTTCGATCCAGGAACACTTCGGAGGAAAGTGGCAAGCAAATGATAGTTCTAGATCGAATGCAGTTTTGAGAAACAAACAAACAACCAAAAATGGGGTTTCTCATGGGTTTGCCTCGGGATCAAAAGAACTACAGGCTGCCTTGCCATCAGCTGGCTTTGGTTATCTTAACTGTAGTGAGGGTGATAAAGTAGTATCTGACCACTCAATTAATCACGGATTTGGGATTTTTGCAAGGGGATCCTGTCTTGTGGATTCAAAGCCTGTACTAGATATTAACTTGAACGAGGTAGTTTCAAactcgtcaaatgagccatGGGGCCGGCAAGATTTCCATACAGTAGATCGAAAAGGTAAGCATGAAGATCATGTGTCGGCATTACCCTGGCTTAGACCTAAGCCAACTATTGGCAGTGAAGGAGACTCGAGTGTCCCTCGGGCTTCTTTGTGTCATAACCGGGAAACAGTTAGTGATCTTAATCAGCCGTACACCCCATTAGTTACCTTGGCTTCAAATGATTGTGTAATTGTAGAGAAAAAGGAGATTGATGAGACTCAAACTGTTCAGAAAATTCTTGGGTTTCCAATCGCTGACACAATTGCTCGAGGATATGAGCCATATATTGTTGATTGTCCTCCcgacaaaaataacaaaaggaAGAACAGAATAATTGACATGAATCTAGCATATGAGCCAGAGGAGCTGAAAGcttatgaagaaagacatctGGAAAAGGCGACACAAGGTGCCTGCTACATTGATTTAAATTCTTGTGCAAGTGATTGTGAAGATCCTCCCGTATGTTCATATGAAAGCCAGAGCAACAGCCGTAAGTTAACAAAGGTGATAGATTTGGAAGCTCCCGTTTCCCTGGAGAGTGACGACGACGATACACCATCCAAGGAAAATCTTCCCAACATCGGATCATTACACTCATTAGAAAAGAAAGCGGAACAAATGCCGGACGAGGTTCTTCGTGATGCAGCAGATACACTGATTGCCATCTCATCTTGTCCAAATATCGATACATCTGAAGCTTCCTTGGCAGATTCACTCCTCTGGTTTGTCAATACCATGTCGTCATGTGCTATTGAACTTGAGTGTATATTCCATAAAGAATCAAGAACAAGAGATGGTTCCCCACTGCAAGGTTTGTTTGAGGAGATTGATGAATTTGAGGCCATGACATTGCAACTCGTTGAAACTAAAGAAGATGACTACATGCCTAGGTCCTTTGTTCCCGAAGCCCAGATAGAGGATACGGGAGGCAATTTGTTACTCACTAGAAGTCGTAGGGGTCAGTCGAGGAGAGGAAGACAGCGGAGGGACTTTCAAAGGGACATCCTACCTGGTCTAACATCGTTGTCAAGGCATGAAGTTACAGAGGATCTTCAGACATTTGGAGGGATGATGAGAGCTACTGGCCATCACTGGAATTCGGGATTGACCAGAAGAAACGGCAGCAGAAACAGAAGTGCTAGGGGTAGGAGACGAGCAGTCATTGAAACAGTCCCTAATATCATTCCAAATACAGTTTGCCCTCCATTGGTGCAGCAACTAAACAACATTGAGTCTGTTTTGGAGGACAGAAGCCTAACGGGGTGGGGAAAGACAACTAGACGCCCCCGTCGACAACGATGCCCCACAGGTAATCCTCCTGCTATCGCATTAACATGA